In a genomic window of Jeotgalibacillus aurantiacus:
- a CDS encoding PilN domain-containing protein codes for MIHEINLLPRKEPAITAKKLILIIAAAVWLLVMTLLLVNYFSYKSDILMLNSEQTRLTTELALLNSAEPDTLTEDSTYSTALIEAETQDNEVSVYLKELVRYLPEKGYLVQFEWNEDLLVVQHQFETLNHATSYISGIKGSEKFSNVAVEKLESYFPGNEPEGFKEIPRYLVTLHLTVLEEEKTDGAE; via the coding sequence ATGATTCATGAAATTAACCTTTTACCAAGAAAAGAACCTGCCATAACAGCCAAAAAACTGATTTTAATCATTGCTGCTGCTGTTTGGTTGCTCGTCATGACCTTATTGCTTGTCAATTATTTTTCTTATAAATCCGATATTCTTATGCTTAATTCCGAACAGACTAGACTGACCACAGAGCTGGCGCTGTTAAATTCAGCTGAACCTGATACGTTAACTGAGGATTCCACTTATTCAACTGCATTAATCGAGGCAGAGACACAGGATAATGAGGTGTCTGTATATTTAAAAGAGTTAGTACGTTATTTGCCGGAGAAAGGATATCTTGTGCAATTCGAATGGAATGAAGATCTTTTAGTTGTTCAACATCAGTTTGAAACGCTTAATCATGCTACCTCATACATAAGCGGAATAAAAGGGTCTGAAAAGTTTTCAAACGTAGCGGTGGAGAAATTGGAATCTTATTTCCCGGGTAATGAGCCGGAAGGTTTTAAAGAAATTCCAAGATATTTAGTAACACTGCATCTTACTGTTCTTGAGGAGGAGAAAACAGATGGAGCTGAGTAA